The proteins below are encoded in one region of Ephemeroptericola cinctiostellae:
- a CDS encoding 5-formyltetrahydrofolate cyclo-ligase — MTTHNADIVTVNEVRRALRAQLLNERQQILADDKAMLDAVLCESLMGHLHTLSPKPQCIALYWPIRGEPDLMPFAHAWLAAGGGVVLPMVVEKHAPLKFGVYTQGTELKTGAYGIPEPDLLKLSTQAPDVVVIPCVGFNDANYRLGYGGGYYDRTLAGWRDEGASVHSVGVAYGAAQVSFEPGGFDLPLDVILSA, encoded by the coding sequence ATGACAACACATAATGCCGATATTGTAACGGTAAACGAAGTGCGACGGGCATTGCGTGCACAATTATTAAACGAGCGACAACAGATTTTGGCTGACGATAAAGCGATGTTGGATGCCGTTTTGTGTGAGTCTTTAATGGGTCATTTGCATACCTTGTCGCCCAAACCACAATGCATTGCCCTGTATTGGCCCATACGTGGAGAGCCTGACTTGATGCCTTTTGCCCATGCGTGGTTGGCAGCTGGAGGGGGTGTTGTGTTGCCAATGGTGGTGGAAAAGCATGCACCACTGAAGTTTGGTGTGTACACGCAGGGCACTGAGTTAAAAACAGGGGCTTATGGCATACCCGAGCCTGATTTACTCAAACTGAGCACACAAGCACCTGATGTGGTGGTCATTCCATGTGTGGGTTTCAATGATGCCAACTATCGACTGGGTTATGGTGGGGGTTATTATGACCGTACATTGGCGGGTTGGCGCGATGAAGGGGCAAGTGTGCACAGCGTGGGAGTGGCTTATGGCGCGGCTCAGGTGAGTTTTGAACCAGGTGGGTTTGATTTGCCATTGGATGTAATTTTAAGTGCATGA
- the phoR gene encoding phosphate regulon sensor histidine kinase PhoR has protein sequence MKQVSFIRAAVVPTIVLTMIVGLLTLFLPIWVGLGVVIVFLVWQLSNHYRELRHFALWLSYPISTNVPSGHGVWTDIFAKLYALRRTDEKHEAELAEWLERFQNTMRHLPDGVVLMDKSSHLEWCNPVAEQHFEFSLARDIGNRMVNLAREPKLIEYIRAAKYDEPMKVVYLSRHLEVTLIDFEENRVILASRDITETERVDAMRRDFIANASHELRTPLTVISGFLEYAQDPETMSSISPEEQQRQLKLMHRQAEHMTVLVSDMLMLSRLESDVVVDDVSIDMPRLLEQQLIEAEALSNGRHEFQADMTQVKLRGSHQEIASVVSNLLSNAVRYTPEGGTITLNWLVQDGRPSLSVKDTGAGIAPEHLPRLTERFYRVNKDQSRATKGTGLGLAIVKHVLIRHQAELKITSKVGEGTSFMVLFPKERLL, from the coding sequence ATGAAACAGGTGTCTTTTATTCGTGCAGCGGTCGTTCCAACGATTGTGTTGACGATGATTGTGGGTTTACTGACCTTGTTTTTACCCATTTGGGTCGGTTTGGGTGTGGTGATTGTGTTTTTGGTGTGGCAATTGTCCAATCATTATCGGGAATTACGGCATTTTGCATTGTGGTTGTCTTACCCGATCAGCACCAATGTCCCATCGGGCCATGGCGTCTGGACCGATATTTTTGCAAAATTGTACGCCTTGCGTCGCACCGATGAAAAGCATGAAGCGGAGTTGGCGGAGTGGTTGGAGCGTTTTCAAAACACCATGCGACATTTACCCGATGGGGTGGTGTTGATGGACAAGTCGTCGCATTTGGAGTGGTGTAATCCTGTCGCAGAGCAGCATTTTGAATTCAGTTTGGCACGCGACATCGGTAATCGCATGGTGAATCTGGCGCGTGAACCCAAACTCATCGAATACATTCGTGCGGCAAAATATGATGAGCCGATGAAAGTGGTTTATCTGAGCCGTCATTTGGAAGTGACCTTGATTGACTTTGAGGAAAATCGCGTGATTTTGGCGAGCCGTGATATCACAGAAACCGAACGTGTGGATGCCATGCGGCGTGATTTTATCGCCAATGCGTCGCATGAATTGCGCACACCGTTGACGGTGATTTCTGGTTTTTTGGAGTATGCCCAAGACCCAGAAACCATGAGCAGCATTTCACCTGAAGAACAGCAACGTCAGCTGAAACTCATGCACCGTCAAGCAGAACACATGACCGTGTTGGTCAGTGACATGTTGATGTTGTCACGCTTAGAAAGCGATGTGGTGGTGGACGATGTCAGCATTGACATGCCGCGCCTGCTTGAACAGCAGTTGATTGAAGCGGAGGCATTGTCAAATGGACGGCATGAGTTTCAAGCGGACATGACTCAAGTCAAATTACGCGGAAGCCATCAAGAAATAGCCAGTGTTGTCAGCAACTTACTTTCCAATGCCGTGCGTTATACGCCTGAAGGCGGCACCATTACCCTCAACTGGTTGGTGCAAGATGGTCGTCCCTCGTTGTCTGTGAAAGACACTGGCGCAGGGATTGCACCTGAGCATTTGCCACGTTTGACTGAGCGTTTTTATCGGGTCAATAAAGACCAATCACGTGCGACCAAAGGTACAGGGCTGGGACTGGCGATCGTGAAACATGTGCTGATTCGCCATCAAGCTGAGTTAAAAATCACTTCAAAAGTGGGTGAAGGCACATCGTTTATGGTTCTGTTTCCTAAAGAGCGTTTGTTGTAA